A window of Streptomyces sp. Je 1-332 genomic DNA:
CGGCCCGTGCCGACGTCCAGGGCGTGCACCTCGAAGGACGTGACGTACACGAGGTTCCCCGCGACGGCGGGCGTACCCCACACGTCGTTGGACATCCGGAAGCGCCACGGCCGCCACGCGGCCCCCGCGTCCGGCGCGGCGGTGGGGGCGGGCACCACGGGGTCGGTGCCGTTCGCCGCGGCCTTGGACCGCGACCACGAGGCGGCGAGGCCGTTGTCGGCGGGCATCGAGCCGACGGCGGCCCGTGCGTCGGCCACCCGCGGGCCGGGACCGATCGGCACCTTCGCCCCGGCCAGGTGGACGGGACCGGCGTCCGGCACACCCCCGAAGGGTGGCGGCTGCGTCGGCGGTACCGGCGGCGCGTGCTGCGGAGGGGGCGGCGCGACGGCGGGTGCGCCACCGCGGCCACCGCTCCTGCCGGAGGAGGCGAGCGCGGCCCGCGCGGGCGGACGGCCTCCCCTGCGGGCCTCGATCAGGGCGACGGCCCGCTCCGGCAGCCACGCGGACGCGGTGCCGCTGTCGCCGTCCTCGCTCTCCGAGGCGAAGAGGTGCGGCGCGAGCTGGGCCTGGAGGTCGGCGGGGCTGGGCCGCAGCGCCGCCTCCATCTGCATGCACGTCTCGATGAGCGGACGCAGCTCGTCCGGGAGTCCCTCCAGGTCGGGGCCTTCGCGGAGCAGCATGAAGACGGTCTCCACGGGGTTCGCCCCGTGGAAGGGCGCGTGGCCGGTGGCGGCGAAGACGAGCATCGAGCCGAGCGAGAAGACGTCGCTGGCGCCGGTGACGCTGCGGGAGTCCTTGGCCTGCTCGGGCGACATGTACGCGGGTGTGCCCACGGCGACGTTCGTCATGGTCAGGCGGGTGTTGGAGACGCCGGACGCGATACCGAAGTCGATCACGCGCGGGCCGTCCTCCACCACGAGGACGTTCGACGGCTTGAGGTCGCGGTGGACGAGTCCCGCGCCGTGGATGGACTCCAGGGCCTCGGCGACGCCGGCCGCGAGCCAGCGCACGGCCTGGGTGGGCAGCGGACCGTGCTCATTCACTATTTCCTCGAGCGAGGGAGCGGGCACGTAGGCGGTGGCCAGCCACGGCACGGCCGCGCGCGGGTCGGCGTCCACGACGGCGGCCGTGTAGAAACCGGAAACGGCCCGTGCCGCCTCGACCTCGCGCGTGAAGCGGACGCGGAACAGCTGGTCCTCGGCGAGCTCGGTCCTGACCGTCTTGATCGCCACGCGCCGCCCTGACGCGGAGCGCGCGAGGTAGACAAGGCCCATGCCACCGGCTCCGAGCCTGCCGAGCACCTCGAACGGGCCGATCCGCCTCGGATCGTGCTGCGTCAGCTGATCCACCACTTGCCCTGCCACCTCCCCGTACGCGGGCGCCGTATGGGCGGCCCCGTGCAGCGTCTCACCACCGAGCCGCTACGGCGGCACGCACCCTGATTCTTCCTGTCCGGGGCGGTGGTTGCGAACCCGGGGCGGGATCGGGGTGTTGTGGGACAAAGAAGACGCAAGAAGAAGGAGATATGTGAGCGAAACTTGATTCGAACACACGAACTATTCACGTACGGCTCACCACCGGCGCGTGAAATCGAGCGAAATACGCCCCTCGATACGGCCCCCAACCCCATTTGCACTCGGCCGAATCGCGCTCCGATCACCCCTCGGTAAGCTGACGGCATGACAGGACAGGTACGTACCGTCGACGGCCGCGTGGCCGGTCGGCGAGGTCAGGCGACGCGTCAGAAGCTGCTCGACTGCCTCAGCGAGATGCTCAGCTCCTCGCCCTACCGGGACGTCAAAGTCATCGACGTCGCCCGGAAGGCGGGGACTTCACCCGCGACCTTCTATCAGTACTTCCCCGACGTGGAAGGCGCCGTCCTTGAGATCGCCGAGCAAATGGCGGCCGAGGGAGCGGAGTTGACCCAGCTCCTCGACGGCCGCTCCTGGGTCGGCAAGGCGGGGTGGCAGACCGCACAGGAGCTGGTCGACGGCTTCCTCGACTTCTGGCGCAAGAACGACGCGATCCTCCGGGTCGTCGATCTGGGCGCCGCGGAGGGCGACAAGCGCTTCTACAAGATCCGCATGAAGATCCTGAACTCGGTCAACAACTCCCTTACGGACACGGTCAAGGAGCTCCAGGCCAAGGGCAAGGTCGACAAGGACGTCAGCCCGGCGGCGATGGCCGGCTCCCTGGTGGCCATGCTCGCCGCGGTCGCCTCGCACCAGCGGGGCTTCCAGAGCTGGGGCGTCAAGCAGGCCGAACTGAAGCCCAATCTCGCCCTGTTGGTGCATCTGGGCGTCACAGGCAAGAAGCCGACGAAGTAGCCCCTGCGGGGCTCCCGTCCTTTTGTCCTGTCAGCCTCAGCGGCGGATCACTTTTGTGGTCCGCCGCTGTGGTCCCTGCCGGGCATCGCGGCATCAACCGCGCCTCTCCAGGCGGAACAAGCGGATCTCCCGCTCCACCCGGGATTGATACGTGGCATACGGCGGCCAGAAGGTCAGCGCCGCCTCCCAAGCCTTCTCCCGCTCCTCACCCCTCAACAGCCGTGCCCGTACCGGGATGTCCTTGCCCTGCCAGCTGATGTCCGCGTCGGGGCCGGCCAGCAGATTGCCGGTCCAGGCGGGGTGCCCCGGGCGCCCGAAGTTGGAGCCGATCAGGATCCAACTCCCGGACTCCTCCGGCATACAGGCCAAGGGTGTGCGCCGCGGGACCCCGCTCTTGGCGCCACGCACCGTCAGGATCACGCCCGGCAGCATCTTCGCGCTGAGCAGCACCTTGCCGCGCGTGAGGCGGTGCACGGTGCGGTCCATCGCGGGTATGAAGCGCGGGGCGATCTTCGCGAAGGCCCGCGTGGACGACACCTTCTGCATCAGGCGGACTCCGGGCGGCATCAGACGGCCACCGTCGGCTGCGCTTCGGGGGTGGGCGCCGTGGCCGCGCGGAACAGGTCGGCCCGTTCCGCCGCCCGCGCCCGCAGCCGGTGCACGGGCCCGAAGAGCAGTTCGTCGCTCGACGCGCGCTTGAAGTACAGATGCGCCTCGTGCTCCCAGGTGAACCCGATGCCGCCGTGCAGCTGCACCGCCTCCGAAGCGGCGGTCCGCAGCGCGTCGAGCGACTGCGCGAGCGCGAGGCCCCCGGCCTGCTCGGAGGCCTGCCCCGCCACCTGTCCGGAGCCCGTCCCGGTGGCCCAGGCCGCGTAGTAAGCGGCCGACCGCGCGGCCTGTACCTGGACGTACACGTCCGCGAGCCGGTGCTTGACCGCCTGGAAGGAGCCGATGGCCCGCCCGAACTGCTCGCGCTGCTTGACGTACTCGACGGTCCGTTCAAGGGCCCGGTCCGCGGCGCCCACGGCCTCCGCGGCGAGCACGGTCGCGGCGATGTCACCGACGGCGGCCAGCGCACCCGGCACATCGGCATCGTCAACGGCGCCCAGCAACTCGGCCTCCACATCCCGCAGTTCGACGCGGGCCTGCGGCCGTGTCTCGTCGAGGGAGGTCTGCCGGGTCCGTACGAGTCCGGCGGCTCCCTCCGGCACGAGATAGAGGAGCGTACGGGAGCGGGCGAAGCCCCCGGTGTGTGCGGCCACCACGAGCAGCCCCGCGCTGTGCCCGTCCAGCACCTGTTCCGCCTGCCCGTAGAGCCGCCAGACCCCGTCGTCCGAGAGCTTGGCCTGCACGCCGCCCGCACGGCCGCCGCCCGACCAGTCGCCTACGTTGTCGCCGACCAGGCCGAGCGCGGTGGCGAGTCCGGTGCCGGGCACGGCGAGCGCGGCGGTGAGGCCGCCGGTGGCGATGCGGGGCAGGAGGTGCGACCGCTGCTCGTCGGTGCCGAGCCGGTGGAGGAGCGGGGCGACGAGCGCGGCCGTGGCGAAGAGGGGCGAGGGGGTCAGGGCGCGGCCGAGCTCCTCGCCGCTGAGCGCGAGCTCCGCCGGGCCGCACCCCACACCCCCGTACGACTCGGGGACGGCGATGCCGGGCAGGCCGAGCTGTTCGGCGAGGGCGGACCAGAGGGAGGCGTCGTATCCGGCGGGGGTGCGGACCGCGGCCTTCACCTCGTCCGGGCCGCAGCGTTTGGTGACGAGCTCACGAAGGGTGCGGCGGATCTCTTCCTGTTCCGCGGTGAAGGCGGCGTCCATCGGCGGGCTCCTCCCCGGGGTGGCGGCCATGCCCGCCACCCGAATCTGACGGGCCGTCATGCTAAGACCGTGCCGACCAGATGCACAGGGCCACGACGCCATGTAACACCTCCCGGCGAAGCGCGCACCTGATGTACCGTCAGATTTATGCCAACTCCCCTTCCCCACAGCGCTCCTGTGGCGTCGGCCGGTACGGGCGCGGCGGCCACCCGCCCGCGCAAGGTGGCCGTCGTCGGCATATCCCTGTCCGACTGCGGTCGCGTCGACGAGGCCACCCCCTACGCCCTGCACGCCCAGGCGGCCCGCCGCGCCCTGGCCGACTCGGGCCTGGGCCGCGACGTCATCGACGGCATCGCGTCGGCCGGCCTCGGCACGCTCGCCCCGGTCGAGGTCGCCGAGTATCTGGGCCTGAAGCCGCGCTGGGTCGACTCCACCTCCGTGGGCGGCTCCACCTGGGAGGTCATGGCGGCCCACGCGGCGGACGCGATCGCCGCCGGGCGCGCGAACGCCGTGCTCCTCGTCTACGGCTCGACGGCGAGGGCGGACATCAAGGCCGGGCGGCGCACGTCGAACCTGTCCTTCGGCGCGCGCGGCCCCCTCCAGTTCGAGGTCCCGTACGGGCACTCCCTGATCGCCAAGTACGCGATGGCCGCGCGCCGCCACATGCACGAGTACGGCACGACGCTCGAACAGCTCGCCTCGGTGGCCGTCCAGGCACGGGCGAACGCGGCGACGAACCCCGACGCGATGTACCGCGACCCGATCACGGTCGACGAGGTACTCGGCGGCCCGATGATCGCGGACCCGTTCACCAAGCTGCACTGCTGCATCCGTTCCGACGGCGGCTGCGCGGTGCTCCTCGCGGCGGAGGAGTACGTGGCCGACTGTGCCTCGGCCCCCGTGTGGGTGCTCGGCGCCGGCGAGCACGTCTCGCACACGACGATGTCGGAATGGGACGACTTCACGGTCTCCCCGGCGGCGGTGAGCGGACGCCTCGCCTTCGAACGGGCCGGGGTACGCCCCGAGGACGTGGACATCGCGCAGATCTACGACGCCTTCACCTACATGACGCTGGTGACGCTGGAGGACCTGGGGTTCTGCGCGAAGGGTGAGGGGGGCGCGTTCGTGGAGAAGGGCCGCCTGCTGCGGGACGGCGAACTGCCGACGAACACGGACGGCGGCGGTCTCTCCGCCCAACACCCGGGCATGCGAGGCCTGTTCCTCCTGGTGGAGGCCGTACGGCAACTACGCGGAGAGGCGGGCGAGGGCCGCCAGGTACGGAAGGCGGGGGGCAGCCTGCCGGAGGTGGCGGTGGCTTCGGGGACGGGCGGGTGGTTCTGCTCTTCGGGGACGGTGGTGTTGGGGCGGGGGTAGGGGGATTGCTGCGGGGTGCGGTCCTGCGGGGGTCGCCCTCGCCCCAGGCTTGGACCGCTCACGTGGATTCGCCGAGCCCTCCCGTAGATTCGCCGGATGGACGACACCGACAGGCCCGATGACATCGCCCACGGCCGCGCCCTCCTCCGCTCCCTCCGTGTCTGGGACACCGAACTGCCCCCGTTCGAAACGGAGACCGCCCCCGCCGACCCGCTGCCTCTCTTCTGGCAGTGGTTCGTGGACGTGGCCGAGGCGGGGCAGGTGGAGCCGCACACGATGACGCTGGCCACGGCGGACGAGTCGGGCCGCCCGGACGTACGGACGCTGATGCTGCACGACGCGGACACCGACGGCTGGCACTTCGGCTCGCACACGGGCAGCGCCAAGGGCCGCCAGCTCGCCGCGCGCCCGGAGGCCGCGCTCGGGTTCTACTGGCCGGTCCAGGGCCGCCAGGTCCGGGTGCGCGGCCGGGTCACGGCGGCGAGCGCCACCGCGAGCCGCGCCGACCTCGCACGTCGTTCACCAGGGGCACTGGCGTCGGCGCTGGTCGGCAGGCAGAGCGAGGTCCTGCCGTCGTACGGGGACCTGGTGGCCGCGAGCCAGGCCGCGTGGGAGCACGCGCAGGCGGAGCCGGACGCACCGGCGCCGAGCTGGACGCTGTACGTGCTCGAACCGGTGGAGGTCGAGTTCTTCCAGGGGGACGCGCGGCGCAGGCACGTGCGGCTGCGGTACCGCAGGCAGACGGACGGAAGCTGGCTCAAGGAGCTGCTGTGGCCGTGAGGGACCCGGCCCGCACGAGCGTCCAGGGGTGAAGCGCTGCTAGGTGAAGCTGTACTGCGTGAAGTCCCGCACCGGGCGGAACCCGAGCCGCTGATACAGCGCGTTGCTCGTGGGGTTGTCGAGGTCGGTGAAGAGCAGCACCTCGTCCGCGCCCGCCGCGACCGCGGCGCCGCTCACGGCGGCGGTGACCGCGCCCGCGTAACCGCGCCCGCGCAGGTGGGCCGGGGTGTAGACGGGGGCGATCCTGACCTGGCCCGCGACCCGGCGGGTATTGCCCGCCATGGCGACGGGCGTGCCGTCGGGCGCTTCCCAGAGGGTGACGCCCCCGTAGGCGAGGCGGGCGTCGGCCCATGCGCCGGCGTCCATCGCGGGCTTCTCCCCTATGGCCTCGTGGAACTCACCGTGCCAGAGCACGAGCAGCGCCCGGTCGCCGCCGGTGGCGACGCGCGCGCCACCCGCCGGTGCGGGCACGGGCGGGGTGAGGGTGCCGAGGCGGTACAACCGCTGGGCGTAGTGGACGACGGGGGTGGCGTGCGTCCGCCGCTGCCAGGCCGCCGAGAACGCGGCCGCGGTGGCGCTCTCGGCCGCGACCCCGGCAGGCGCGAGGCCCGCGTCGGCGAGCACTTCGGCGAGTTCGTCGGCCGCGGCGGCGATCGCGTGGGCGTCGGCGTCGGCGAGCGGGCTGAGGGTGGGCAGGTGCGGCGGGGTCCACACAAAGGCACCGCTCACGGCGCCGTCACCGTCGGCACGGATTCCGAAGAGGGGGTCTTCCTTCCCGTACACGTGCAGCCCACGCGTACGGAGCATGTCGGTGACGCTGAGCAGCGCGGTGTGCAGGGCGGGCGCCGAGTGCAGGAAGGCCGCGGCGCGCGAGTGGAACTCGTCGAGGTCGGAGGTCAACCGCCAGACAGCCGCATGCGCACTTGGGGAGGCCATGGACCATGATCTCCCTGGCCGCGGGCCCGACGGAAGTGAATTACGCGGCATGCAGCAGCAGGCAGTACACCCCCCGTGGCTACGGGGCGGCCCGCGGCCGGAACACAGGGACCACCGTCCCCTCCCCCACATCCCGGAACCGCACCTCCAGCGCCATCCCGATCCGCAGCTCGCCCTCCGCGCAGTCGACGATCTCCGTCATCATGCGCGGGCCTTCGGCGAGATCGACGACCGCGGCGACGTACGGGACGCGGGCGCCGAACGGCGGCAGGTCGTTCCGGTGCACCACTGACCAGGTGTAGAGCGTGGCGTGGCCGCTCGCCCGCTGCCAGGCGACGTCCTCGCTCCAGCAGTGGGGGCAGAACTCGCGTGGGTAGTGGTGCGCCTTGCCGCATCGCCCGCAGCTACGGATCAGCAGCTGACCTTCGGCCGCCGCGTCCCAGTAGGGGCGGGTGAAGGCGTCGGCCTCGGGGAGGTCGAAGCGCGGGCTCGCGGAACTCGAAGTACTCACAAGGACGGCCCCGTTTCCTGACGCCACACCACAACCACTTCTGACGGTACGTCAGTTCACCGCATGCGCGGCGCACACGCAAGACCCGAAAGACACGCAAGACACGCAAGACACGCAAGACACGCACCCAAAGCAACGCGCACAGGGAGGTGTACGAGTAGGAGGCGTACGCAGGAGGGCGGATGCCGCACAGGGTCCGCCGACGTGGCGCGCAACCCACGGACGAAGGGCGCGCCGCGCATACCCGTGATCAATTCGCAACCGGTTTGGGGCTTGACCGTCCCCCATCAAGTGATCGCGTGATTACTCTCAGGTTCATGGCCGACACCACTCCCCCACAAGCGCCACAGCAAGACCGTCCTGTGTACGTCGTCGGCGGTGGACCCGGCGGGCTCTCCGTCGCGGCGGCGCTGCGTGCCCGCGGCGTACGCGCGGTCGTGCTCGAGAAGTCCGACCGGGTCGGCGCCTCCTGGCGCTCGCACTACGACCGCCTGCACCTGCACACGACGCGCCGCCTCTCCGCCCTGCCGGGGCTCGCGATACCGCGCTCCTTCGGTCGCTGGGTGTCACGTGACAACGTGCTCCGCTACCTGGAGAAGTACGCCGAGTTCCACCAGCTGGAGATCGTCACCGGCGTCGAGGTGTCCCGCCTGGAGCGTACGGCCGACGGCGCCGGCTGGCTGCTGCACGCCACCGGCGGGCGGGAGTTGACCGGCAGCGCGGTGGTGATCGCCACCGGGTACAACCACACGCCCCACCTGCCGGACTGGCCCGGCCGCGACACGTACACGGGCGAACTCGTGCACGCGAGCGCCTACCGCGACCCGAGCCCGTACGAGGGCAAGGACGTCCTGGTCGTGGGCGTCGGCAACACCGGCGCCGAGATCGCCGTCGACCTCGCCGCGGGCGGCGCGGCCCGCGTCCGCCTCGCGGTGCGCACCGCGCCGCACATCGTCCGCCGCTCCACCGCGGGCTGGCCCGCGCAGCGCACGGGCATCCTGTGCCGCAGGCTGCCCGTCGCGCTCGTGGACCGTCTCGCGGGCCCGATCGCCAGGGTGAGCGTCCCCGACCTGACGGCGAAGGGGCTGCCCCGCCCGGCCACCGGCCTGTACTCGCGCGTCAAGCAGGGGGCGATCCCGGTCCAGGACGTGGGCCTCATCGACGCGGTGCGCAAGGGCAAGGTCGAACCGGTCGCGGCCGTCGACTCCTTCGAGGACGGCAAGGTCGTCCTGGCCGACGGCACCCGGATCGCCCCCGAGGCGGTCATCGCGGCCACGGGCTACCGCCGCGCACTGGAACCGCTCCTCGGCGACCTGGGCGTACTGAACGCAAAGGGCACCCCGCTGACCCGCGGCCCCCGCACCACGAAGTCGGCCCCCGACCTCTACTTCACCGGCTTCACGAACCCCATCAGCGGAATGCTGCGTGAAATGGCCCTGGACGCAGAAAAGATCGCAAAGGCCATAACGAAATCCCACCCAACACCCCGCTGACAAGCCCCAAGCCCAGGCCCCGCAAGGGGCGCGAGCCCGGGCCCCGCAAGGGGCGCGGGGAACTGCGCGCTCAGCCAAGACAAGCCGGCAGACACTCGACGAACGCACAGCCCCCAAGGGGCGCGAGGAACTGCGCGCCCAGCCAAGGCAAGCCAGCAGACACCACACACCCCAACACCCCCAAAAACGCCCGTGGCCGGTACTACACCCTCCCGAAACCCCACCCCCCGAAGGGGGAGTAACCCCCCGGGCCCCCCGGGTACTGCTAAAGGGCCGCCCCCACTTCGTGCAGCACTGTTCCTGACACAGCGTCAGTTCAGTAATCTGACTATGCGTCAGTTGGAGTTGCTGTCACACAGGAGCGGGCGGACCGATGCTTGGATCGACTTACGGCACCTTCACCACCGACCCCCGCCGCGCGCGTGTTGTGGCCTGCGGCGAAGCCCCGGCACCCGCCGTCCACGGACACGCCGCCACGGCGGACGACCTGGACGTCAGCGGACGCCCCCTGCACGCCGACATACCGGACCTGGACCGGTTCTTCCGCCCCGAGGCCGTCGCCGTCATCGGCGCGTCGGACGCCGACGGACGGCCGAACACCGGCATCACGCGGCAGCTCATGGACTGGGCCGAGCGGGGCGGCGCCCGGCTGTACCCCGTGCACCCCACCCGCCGGTCCGTCTTCGGCACCCGCTGCTTCCCCTCCGTCGCGGACCTGCCGGAACAGGTCGACCTGGCCGTACTCCTCGTCAGCGATCCCCTTCCCGTGATCGAGGAACTCGCCGAGGCGAAGGTGAAGTTCGCCGTCGCCTTCGCCTCCGGGTTCGCCGAGACCGGAGAGGAGGGCGCGGCGGCCCAGGCCCGCCTGGCCGCCGCCGTGGAACGCTCGGGCCTGCGGCTGCTCGGGCCCAACACCAACCTCAACGCCTTCGAGAAGTTCCGTGACGACCTCGAAGGCCCCGCCATCGCCCTGATCACCCAGTCCGGCCACCAGGGCCGCCCCGTCTTCACGATGCAGGAGATCGGCGTACGCCTCTCGCACTGGGCGCCCACCGGCAACGAAGCCGACCTGGAGACCTCCGACTTCATCTCCTACTTCGCCGAACGCCCCGAGGTCGGAGCCATCGCCTGTTACGTCGAGGGGCTCAAGGACGGCCGCTCCTTCCTGCTCGCCGCCGACCGCGCCGCCCAGCGCGGCGTGCCCGTCGTCGCGGTCAAGGTCGGCCGCACCGAGACCGGCGCCCGCATGGCGGCCTCACATACCGGCAAGCTCACCGGCGCCGACACGGTCGTCGACGCGGCGATGCGGCAGTACGGCGTGATCCGCGTGGACGGCCTCGACGAACTCCAGGACACGTCCGCCCTGTTGGCGCGGGCGAAGCCTCCGAAGGCCGAGGGCGTCGTCGTCTATTCGATCTCGGGCGGCACGGGCGCGCACTTCTCGGACCTGGCGACCGAGGCGGGGCTGCGGCTTCCGCCGCTCTCGGACGCCAAGCAGACGGAGCTGCACCAGTGGATACCGGACTACCTGAACGTCGCCAACCCTGTCGACAACGGCGGCCACCCGGTGGGCGACTGGCGCGGCCGGAAGATCATCGACGCGATCCTGGACGATCCGGAGGTGGGGGTGCTGATCTGTCCCATCACCGGCCCCTTCCCGCCCATGAGCGACAAGCTGGCGCAGGACCT
This region includes:
- a CDS encoding serine/threonine-protein kinase; translated protein: MVDQLTQHDPRRIGPFEVLGRLGAGGMGLVYLARSASGRRVAIKTVRTELAEDQLFRVRFTREVEAARAVSGFYTAAVVDADPRAAVPWLATAYVPAPSLEEIVNEHGPLPTQAVRWLAAGVAEALESIHGAGLVHRDLKPSNVLVVEDGPRVIDFGIASGVSNTRLTMTNVAVGTPAYMSPEQAKDSRSVTGASDVFSLGSMLVFAATGHAPFHGANPVETVFMLLREGPDLEGLPDELRPLIETCMQMEAALRPSPADLQAQLAPHLFASESEDGDSGTASAWLPERAVALIEARRGGRPPARAALASSGRSGGRGGAPAVAPPPPQHAPPVPPTQPPPFGGVPDAGPVHLAGAKVPIGPGPRVADARAAVGSMPADNGLAASWSRSKAAANGTDPVVPAPTAAPDAGAAWRPWRFRMSNDVWGTPAVAGNLVYVTSFEVHALDVGTGRRSFKTRDVAWSMGVADGRIHASDGPTLYALDGSDGTDLWRLNTDAWVYSLQADRGTVVTGTRGGGVQAWEAASGQKLWEITGAQTDFETPEAGPVVHDGTVYVWKDARLRALEARTGDERWSYPIGDAASCGGVPVRLAPAQDGYVYVSAGSRVLAIDVAGGHVRWHFEAPAAFLCPPTFAPGPAVTGGGVYLADYLGTVYALDATDGRDRWRIATESRASIEPVLVADGHVHVGSGKGLYTLDAVTGTPKWRFQAGGEVVGTPVVADRRIHFGSTDHLLYTLKADDGRLRWKLATGGEITGAPVVRDGVVYACSKDRCVYALDAERGTGTARS
- a CDS encoding TetR family transcriptional regulator → MTGQVRTVDGRVAGRRGQATRQKLLDCLSEMLSSSPYRDVKVIDVARKAGTSPATFYQYFPDVEGAVLEIAEQMAAEGAELTQLLDGRSWVGKAGWQTAQELVDGFLDFWRKNDAILRVVDLGAAEGDKRFYKIRMKILNSVNNSLTDTVKELQAKGKVDKDVSPAAMAGSLVAMLAAVASHQRGFQSWGVKQAELKPNLALLVHLGVTGKKPTK
- a CDS encoding nitroreductase family deazaflavin-dependent oxidoreductase; translation: MPPGVRLMQKVSSTRAFAKIAPRFIPAMDRTVHRLTRGKVLLSAKMLPGVILTVRGAKSGVPRRTPLACMPEESGSWILIGSNFGRPGHPAWTGNLLAGPDADISWQGKDIPVRARLLRGEEREKAWEAALTFWPPYATYQSRVEREIRLFRLERRG
- a CDS encoding acyl-CoA dehydrogenase family protein, translated to MDAAFTAEQEEIRRTLRELVTKRCGPDEVKAAVRTPAGYDASLWSALAEQLGLPGIAVPESYGGVGCGPAELALSGEELGRALTPSPLFATAALVAPLLHRLGTDEQRSHLLPRIATGGLTAALAVPGTGLATALGLVGDNVGDWSGGGRAGGVQAKLSDDGVWRLYGQAEQVLDGHSAGLLVVAAHTGGFARSRTLLYLVPEGAAGLVRTRQTSLDETRPQARVELRDVEAELLGAVDDADVPGALAAVGDIAATVLAAEAVGAADRALERTVEYVKQREQFGRAIGSFQAVKHRLADVYVQVQAARSAAYYAAWATGTGSGQVAGQASEQAGGLALAQSLDALRTAASEAVQLHGGIGFTWEHEAHLYFKRASSDELLFGPVHRLRARAAERADLFRAATAPTPEAQPTVAV
- a CDS encoding acetyl-CoA acetyltransferase, whose protein sequence is MPTPLPHSAPVASAGTGAAATRPRKVAVVGISLSDCGRVDEATPYALHAQAARRALADSGLGRDVIDGIASAGLGTLAPVEVAEYLGLKPRWVDSTSVGGSTWEVMAAHAADAIAAGRANAVLLVYGSTARADIKAGRRTSNLSFGARGPLQFEVPYGHSLIAKYAMAARRHMHEYGTTLEQLASVAVQARANAATNPDAMYRDPITVDEVLGGPMIADPFTKLHCCIRSDGGCAVLLAAEEYVADCASAPVWVLGAGEHVSHTTMSEWDDFTVSPAAVSGRLAFERAGVRPEDVDIAQIYDAFTYMTLVTLEDLGFCAKGEGGAFVEKGRLLRDGELPTNTDGGGLSAQHPGMRGLFLLVEAVRQLRGEAGEGRQVRKAGGSLPEVAVASGTGGWFCSSGTVVLGRG
- a CDS encoding pyridoxal 5'-phosphate synthase; its protein translation is MDDTDRPDDIAHGRALLRSLRVWDTELPPFETETAPADPLPLFWQWFVDVAEAGQVEPHTMTLATADESGRPDVRTLMLHDADTDGWHFGSHTGSAKGRQLAARPEAALGFYWPVQGRQVRVRGRVTAASATASRADLARRSPGALASALVGRQSEVLPSYGDLVAASQAAWEHAQAEPDAPAPSWTLYVLEPVEVEFFQGDARRRHVRLRYRRQTDGSWLKELLWP
- a CDS encoding GNAT family N-acetyltransferase encodes the protein MASPSAHAAVWRLTSDLDEFHSRAAAFLHSAPALHTALLSVTDMLRTRGLHVYGKEDPLFGIRADGDGAVSGAFVWTPPHLPTLSPLADADAHAIAAAADELAEVLADAGLAPAGVAAESATAAAFSAAWQRRTHATPVVHYAQRLYRLGTLTPPVPAPAGGARVATGGDRALLVLWHGEFHEAIGEKPAMDAGAWADARLAYGGVTLWEAPDGTPVAMAGNTRRVAGQVRIAPVYTPAHLRGRGYAGAVTAAVSGAAVAAGADEVLLFTDLDNPTSNALYQRLGFRPVRDFTQYSFT
- a CDS encoding Zn-ribbon domain-containing OB-fold protein — protein: MSTSSSASPRFDLPEADAFTRPYWDAAAEGQLLIRSCGRCGKAHHYPREFCPHCWSEDVAWQRASGHATLYTWSVVHRNDLPPFGARVPYVAAVVDLAEGPRMMTEIVDCAEGELRIGMALEVRFRDVGEGTVVPVFRPRAAP
- a CDS encoding NAD(P)/FAD-dependent oxidoreductase, which produces MADTTPPQAPQQDRPVYVVGGGPGGLSVAAALRARGVRAVVLEKSDRVGASWRSHYDRLHLHTTRRLSALPGLAIPRSFGRWVSRDNVLRYLEKYAEFHQLEIVTGVEVSRLERTADGAGWLLHATGGRELTGSAVVIATGYNHTPHLPDWPGRDTYTGELVHASAYRDPSPYEGKDVLVVGVGNTGAEIAVDLAAGGAARVRLAVRTAPHIVRRSTAGWPAQRTGILCRRLPVALVDRLAGPIARVSVPDLTAKGLPRPATGLYSRVKQGAIPVQDVGLIDAVRKGKVEPVAAVDSFEDGKVVLADGTRIAPEAVIAATGYRRALEPLLGDLGVLNAKGTPLTRGPRTTKSAPDLYFTGFTNPISGMLREMALDAEKIAKAITKSHPTPR
- a CDS encoding acetate--CoA ligase family protein — its product is MLGSTYGTFTTDPRRARVVACGEAPAPAVHGHAATADDLDVSGRPLHADIPDLDRFFRPEAVAVIGASDADGRPNTGITRQLMDWAERGGARLYPVHPTRRSVFGTRCFPSVADLPEQVDLAVLLVSDPLPVIEELAEAKVKFAVAFASGFAETGEEGAAAQARLAAAVERSGLRLLGPNTNLNAFEKFRDDLEGPAIALITQSGHQGRPVFTMQEIGVRLSHWAPTGNEADLETSDFISYFAERPEVGAIACYVEGLKDGRSFLLAADRAAQRGVPVVAVKVGRTETGARMAASHTGKLTGADTVVDAAMRQYGVIRVDGLDELQDTSALLARAKPPKAEGVVVYSISGGTGAHFSDLATEAGLRLPPLSDAKQTELHQWIPDYLNVANPVDNGGHPVGDWRGRKIIDAILDDPEVGVLICPITGPFPPMSDKLAQDLVDAAEQTDKLVCVVWGSPVGTEEAYRSTLLGSSRVATFRTFANCITAVRAYLDHHRFTARYRSPFAEAPRTASPSFRKAQALMRPGQQLSEHAAKQLLRAYGIRVPREQLVTSAAAAVRAAGLVGYPVVMKASGARLAHKSELGLVKVGLTSASQVRDAYRELTDIARYEGIALDGVLVCQMVARGVEMVVGVTQDDLFGPTVTVGLGGVLVEVLRDVAVRVPPFGESQASAMLSELRGRALLDGVRGAPPADVDALIEVVLRVQRMALELGDDLAELDINPLMVLPQGQGAVALDALAVCR